Below is a window of Chlamydiota bacterium DNA.
ACGCCGTGATGCGCCGGTTCATGTTCCGGAACGACCCGGACGGGGTCTACGCACACGTGGTTCGCGTCTGGCGGGAAAAGGGCCTGATGTAGCGGCGGGCGGCGCACCGTTCTCCTCCGTCGCGCCTGGTTCGTTTCCCGCGCCCGAAAAGCCGCGGCCCCGGGGGATCCTCGCCGCACTCGGGCCGCGGCGGCGAGGGCGCCGGCGATGGCGGTCCGTTCTCCCGCGCACGGAGACGGGAAAACCGGGGGAGCGAGAGGCGCGGAACGAACAGGCGCCCCTGACCGCCAATGCACCGGAGCCATTGCCGAGGGATGGATTTTATGCTACTCTTATCATTGAGAGGGCGCTTGCTGTGGATGCCTCCCGGGCATCGCCGATCAAGGCGGCATATGTCCCGATTTTCATGAAAGGGACTAGCGGCTTCCTTTCGCTCCTCTCCATCCTGCTCCTCGCCGCACCGGTATCCTTTTCGCACGCCGAGTTCGCGCGCGTCGGGTATATCAACAGCGCCTCGTCAGCGTGGGAGAATTACACCCAGTTGTTCGATCACACCTACACGCACATCATCACTACGTTCCTGATCCCAGACGGCACCGGTGCGATCGACCCGTACGATGCCGCCAAGCCTGTTGTGGTCGAGGAAGGCGATAATCCTTTCGGCATCGTGCTCATCAATAGGGCGCAGGCGCAAGGATCCAAAGTCCTCGTCTCGATCGGCGGCTCCACGGTGTCGTACAAGGTATATACGGATATCGCATCCGATCCGAATGCAAAGGCGAACTTCATCGCCAACGTAATCGACTTCGTTTCGACGTATGACTATGACGGCGTCGACGCGAATTTTGAAGGGTGGGGGGGGGGAACAAAGGCCGCGGATCGGGACATCGTGGACCAGTTGATCCTGGACCTCGCCCAAAACGTGAAGGATGCATGCCCCGGCGCGCTGTTCACCGTCACCCTCGCGCCGCTCTATTATCTCCCGGCGAGCCCGAGCGCCACGGTGGTCAACTCCGATCTCATAGACATGGCCCATCACATGAGCTACGACTTCATGAGCCAAAAGTACCCGCCCAACGGGCCTTTTCGGATGCCCGGGAGTGTGCTGTGGCTCGCGTGGGACGAGGGGACGGTGGAAAGGTCGGTGTGGGGGGCGTTCAGCTATCTCTATGCAAAGGGGTATAATCTATCGAAGATTACGGGCGGCATCCCGTTCTACCTGACAGATCACTCCTCATGGGACAGTGTGCGCAACGACACCGACTGGTCCCTCGTCAGTCTGCACGCCTCCTATCTGGAGAAACAACACCCTGCCGACAGCCGCTGGGTCAACGATCCGGAGGCAATCGAGGCGAAGATCGCGGAGTACAAGAAGATCGGGCTTTCGGGCGTGATGGAGTGGCAGGTGGGCAAGGAGGGGACGACGGGCGACCTCAGCCAGGCGCTCTACGACGCCGCCACGAAACAGGATCCCCTGGTAATGCCCCTGACAATCAACTTCATGCCGCCCCTTGCCGATTGCCCCGGCTCGTACAGGCGCGACAGCGGCGGCGCGTACGGGTTGAGGGGCGACTACGGCTGGCAATCGCACTGAGCGCCACACCGGCTTGCCTCAGCCGCGCAGGACACCGAGGAGCGTCAACCCTTCCCTGATCAACACGAATCCGAAGATCGCGAGCAGCGCCCCGAGTCCGCGCATCAGCCAGCGGTAGGCGCGGCCGCCGAACCAGCGTTCCACGCCTCCCGCGGCCGCCGCCGCGGCCGCCTGCGCCC
It encodes the following:
- a CDS encoding glycoside hydrolase family 18 protein, yielding MDASRASPIKAAYVPIFMKGTSGFLSLLSILLLAAPVSFSHAEFARVGYINSASSAWENYTQLFDHTYTHIITTFLIPDGTGAIDPYDAAKPVVVEEGDNPFGIVLINRAQAQGSKVLVSIGGSTVSYKVYTDIASDPNAKANFIANVIDFVSTYDYDGVDANFEGWGGGTKAADRDIVDQLILDLAQNVKDACPGALFTVTLAPLYYLPASPSATVVNSDLIDMAHHMSYDFMSQKYPPNGPFRMPGSVLWLAWDEGTVERSVWGAFSYLYAKGYNLSKITGGIPFYLTDHSSWDSVRNDTDWSLVSLHASYLEKQHPADSRWVNDPEAIEAKIAEYKKIGLSGVMEWQVGKEGTTGDLSQALYDAATKQDPLVMPLTINFMPPLADCPGSYRRDSGGAYGLRGDYGWQSH